A genomic region of Tamandua tetradactyla isolate mTamTet1 chromosome 2, mTamTet1.pri, whole genome shotgun sequence contains the following coding sequences:
- the LOC143660822 gene encoding interferon omega-1-like, whose protein sequence is MAFSVPSLLVLVMIFSSPISSFSCDLPQSLDVGKQETLTVLGQMGKISLLSCLKDRTDFRFPQEMVEASRVQKAQALSVLHEMLQQIFNLFHTEASSAVWNTTLLEQLLSGLHRQLEDLETCLLQEMGEEGSLLGMKDLTLAVRRYFQRIHLYLQEKKNSHCAWEVVRVEIRRWFLFIHVLTGKLRK, encoded by the coding sequence ATGGCTTTTTCAGTCCCTTCACTGCTGGTGTTGGTGATGATCTTCTCCAGCCCCATCAGCTCCTTCAGCTGTGACCTGCCTCAGAGCCTTGACGTGGGAAAGCAGGAGACCCTCACAGTGTTGGGACAAATGGGGAagatctcccttctctcctgcctgAAGGACAGGACTGACTTCAGATTCCCCCAGGAGATGGTGGAGGCCAGCCGGGTCCAGAAGGCCCAGGCCCTGTCTGTCCTCCACGAGATGCTCCAGCAGATCTTCAACCTCTTCCACACAGAGGCCTCCTCTGCTGTTTGGAACACGACCCTCCTGGAACAGCTCCTCTCAGGACTTCACCGCCAGCTGGAGGACCTTGAGACCTGTTTGCTGCAGGAGATGGGAGAAGAAGGATCTCTCCTGGGAATGAAGGACCTCACACTGGCTGTGAGGAGATACTTCCAGAGAATCCATCTCTATctgcaagagaagaaaaacagtcaCTGTGCCTGGGAGGTTGTCAGAGTGGAAATCAGGAGATGGTTTCTCTTCATTCATGTGCTCACAGGAAAACTCAGGAAGTAG
- the LOC143656494 gene encoding interferon omega-1-like, producing MAFSVPSLLVLVMIFSSPISSFSCDLPQSLDVGKQETLTVLGQMGTISLLSCLKDRTDFRFPQEMVEASRVQKAQALSVVHEMLQQIFNLFHTEASSAVWNTTLLEQLLSGLHRQLEDLETCLLQEMGEEGSLLGIKVPKLAVRSYFQRIHLYLQEKKHSNCAWEVVRVEIRRWLLFIHKLTRNSGIKKETDSQR from the coding sequence ATGGCTTTTTCAGTCCCTTCACTGCTGGTGTTGGTGATGATCTTCTCCAGCCCCATCAGCTCCTTCAGCTGTGACCTGCCTCAGAGCCTTGACGTGGGAAAGCAGGAGACCCTCACAGTGTTGGGACAAATGGGGACgatctcccttctctcctgcctgAAGGACAGGACTGACTTCAGATTCCCCCAGGAGATGGTGGAGGCCAGCCGGGTCCAGAAGGCCCAGGCCCTGTCTGTCGTCCACGAGATGCTCCAGCAGATCTTCAACCTCTTCCACACAGAGGCCTCCTCTGCTGTTTGGAACACGACCCTCCTGGAACAACTCCTCTCAGGACTTCACCGCCAGCTGGAGGACCTTGAGACCTGTTTGCTGCAGGAGATGGGAGAAGAAGGATCTCTCCTGGGAATAAAGGTCCCCAAACTGGCTGTGAGGAGCTACTTCCAGAGAATTCATCTCTATCTGCAAGAGAAGAAACACAGTAACTGTGCCTGGGAGGTTGTCAGAGTGGAAATCAGGAGATGGCTTCTCTTCATTCATAAGCTCACAAGAAACTCAGGAATTAAGAAAGAAACTGATTCTCAGAGGTGA